CATCGTGGTGATGCTCGCCTCGCTGATGCTGTTCATCATCGGCTTCACCATGGGCGGGCTCAACTATGTCGTCACCGTGCTGCAGGGGCGCACGCGCGGCATGACGCTGATGCGCATGCCCCTCACGATCTGGGGCATCTTCACCGCCACGGTGATGGCGCTGCTTGCCTTCCCGGCGCTGTTCGTCGGCGCCGTGATGATGCTGTTCGACCGCCTGCTCGGCACCAGCTTCTTCATGCCGGCGATCGTCGTGACCGGCGAACAGGCGCCCTATGCGGGCGGCAGCCCGATCCTGTTCCAGCACCTGTTCTGGTTCTTCGGCCATCCCGAGGTCTACATCGTCGCGCTGCCCGCCTTCGGCATCGTCTCCGACCTCATCAGCACCCATGCCCGAAAGAACATCTTTGGCTACCGGATGATGGTCTGGGCGATCGTCGGCATCGGCGCGCTCTCCTTCGTGGTCTGGGCGCACCACATGTATGTGAGCGGCATGAATCCGGGCTTTGGCTTCTTCTTCGCCACAACGACGCTGATCATCGCCATCCCGACCGCGCTCAAGGTCTATAACTGGGTGCTGACGCTCTGGCGCGGCGACATCCATTTCACCGTGCCGATGCTGTTCGCGCTCGGCTTCATTGTCACCTTCCTGAATGGCGGGCTGACCGGCCTCTTCCTCGGCAATGTCGTGGTCGACGTGCCGCTCTCCGACACGATGTTCGTGGTGGCGCATTTCCACATGGTGATGGGCGTCGCGCCGATCCTCGTCATCTTCGGCGCGATCTATCACTGGTATCCGAAGATCACGGGCCGGATGCTGAACACGACCTTGGGCAAGATCCATTTCTGGGTCACCTTCCTCGGCGCCTATCTGATCTTCTTCCCGATGCATTATCTCGGCCTGCTCGGCGTGCCGCGGCGCTATTACGAGATGGGCGAGACGGCCTTCGTGCCGCATTCGGCGGCGACGCTGAACATCTTCATCACCGTTGCTGCGCTGGTGGTCGGCGCGACGCAGATGCTGTTCCTGTTCAACCTCGCCTGGAGCCTCCGGCATGGCCGCGAGGCCGGCGGCAATCCGTGGCGGGCGACGACGCTGGAATGGCAGACGCCGCAAACGCCGCCGGCGCATGGCAATTGGGGCGCCGAGCGGCCGGTGGTCTATCGCTGGGCCTATGATTATTCCGTGCCGGGCGCCCCCCAGGACTTCCTGCCGCAGAACGACCCGGGGACGGATCTCACCACATCAGGCGAAGCGGTCGCGGAGGGCGCGCGATGAGCGCCATCCTCGTCTTCCTTGTCGTGATCCTGGCCATCGCCTTTGGCTGGCTCTGGCGCCAGGGCATCCTGACGAAGCCCTGGCTCGAGGTCGGCGTCGCCGGCCCGTCGGCGCCGCCCGATCGCTCCGCGGCGCTGGGCGCCAGGGTCGGGCTCGCCGTGTTCCTGGCGGTGGTGGGTTCGCTGTTCGCGCTCACCGTCAGCGCCTATCTCATGCGCGCCGGGCTCGGGGATTGGGAAGCCGTGCGCATGCCCGGCATCCTCTGGGTCAATACCGGCGTGCTGGCGCTGAGCAGCATCGCGCTGGAGACCGCACGGCTGGCCGCCCGGCGCGGCGACATGGAGGGGGTGCGCGTCGGTGTGCGGGCGGGAGCGTTCACCGCGCTGCTGTTCCTCGTAGGCCAGTTGCTTGCCTGGCGGCAACTGCATGCCGAGGGCTATTTTCTCGCCGGCAATCCGGCGACCGCCTTCTTCTATCTCGTCACCGGGCTTCATGGGCTGCATGTCGCGGGCGGGCTGGCGGTGCTGGGACGCGTCGGCTGGCGGATGGAGCGCGGCGCCGGCATCGCGCAGCTACGGCTCGGCATCGATCTCTGCGCCACCTACTGGCACGCGCTGCTGCTGATCTGGCTGGTGCTGCTTGCCCTGCTCGCCAATTGGGTCGGCGATTTCGTCGCCATCTGCCGCCAGCTGCTGACCTAGGAGGCGCGAATGACCGAATCGTCGCTCCATCCCGCCGCCGCCCCGTCTGCCGAAGCGATGCCCAGCAGCGGCTGGCGCCGTTTCGTCGCCGACTGGGCTTCCGACCAGACCTCCTTCAAGGGCGTCTCCTGGGGGAAGGCCATGATGTGGGTGTTCCTGCTTTCCGACACCTTCGTCTTCGGCTGTTTCCTCGTCGCCTACATGACGGCACGCATGTCTACCACCGTGCCCTGGCCCAATCCGAGCGAGGTGTTCGCGCTCGAGATCGGCGGCACCGAGGTGCCGCTGATCCTGATCGCCATCATGACCTTCGTGCTGATCTCGAGCAGCGGCACGATGGCGCTGGCCGTGCATTACGGCTACCTGCGCGACCGCCGCAAGGCGGGCCGGCTGATGCTGGTGACGGCGCTGTTCGGCGCGTGCTTCGTCGGCATGCAGGCGTTCGAGTGGACGAAGCTCATCCGTGAGGGCGTCCGGCCCTGGGCCAATCCATGGGGCGCGCCGCAGTTCGGCTCGACCTTCTTCATGATCACCGGCTTTCACGGCACCCATGTCACGATGGGCGTGATCTTCCTGCTGGTGCTGGCGCGAAAAGTGCTGCGCGGCGACTACGAGACCGGCCGGCGCGGCTTCTTCACCAGCCGCCGCGGCCGCTACGAAGCGATCGAGATCATGGGCCTGTACTGGCACTTCGTCGATCTGGTCTGGGTCTTCATCTTCGCGTTTTTCTACCTTTGGTAGGAGGTTCGCATGGCCGATACGACCGCTCATGCCGAGGTCGGCGCCCCCGCCGCCGCGCCGGGGCATGCCGACACGCCACATCACCCGGTAAAGCTCTATCTCGCCGTCTGGGGTTGGCTGTTCGTGCTCAGCGCCTGTTCCTACCTGGTCGATTATATCGGCCTGCATGGCTGGCTGCGCTGGACGCTGATCGTGCTGTTCATGCTGCTGAAGGCGGGCCTGATCGTCGCCATCTTCATGCACATGGCGTGGGAGCGGCTGACGCTGATCTACGCCATCCTGCTGCCGCCGCTGCTGGTGATGGTCTTCGTCGGCATCATGGCGTCGGAAGCGAACTACACGCTGCTGACGCGGGTGCTCTATTATGGCGGCGGCAATTAGAGCTGCCCGGAGCGGGGAATTTCGGTGCGTGCCGCAAAGGCGCGCCCCTTAAAAACGCCGGCGGCGGCGCCTTTTAGCAGCCATCCTCCGTTCGGCATTGTTTCACGTGAACCGGTCAGGTGCGGGCGCCGGGCGGCCGGCGGCGGACCGAATTCCGGGCGCGCAGGCGGGCCCGCTTCTTGGCTTCGCGCGCCTGGTGGCGGTTGACGATCAGGTTCAGCGATTCGTTGACGCGCGCCCGCCAGTCGCCGCCATCGGAGCCGAAATAGTCGATCACCCGATTGCTGAGCGGCAGCGTCACCACGGTGACGATCTCCGCTTCCGCCGCGGCCTTGCGCCGCCGGGCGGGGATGGTCTCGCCATTCGGGAGCGGAAACATGTCCGTTCCGGCTCCATCAGGGGCCGGAACGGTCTCGAAGTCTGAGGATTTTGTCGAACTTGACATGATCATCCTGGTGTCGAAGTTTCTTCTTCTACACCAAAGATAACGTAACGTCATGTTCCGCACAGTGATCTAGATCACAGAGCGAACAGGTTCGGCTAAAGCAGCGCCTGCTCGATATCGGCGATCAAATCCTCCGCCGCCTCGATGCCGGCCGAGAACCGCACCAGCCCGTCCGAAATGCCGATCGCCTCGCGCTGTGCCAGCGGAATCGAGGCATGGGTCATCGTGGCCGGATGCTCGATCAGGCTTTCGACGCCGCCCAGGCTCTCGGCGAGGGTAAACAGCCGCACGCGTTCGAGGAAGCGCTTGGTGCCCGCGAGATCGCGATCGAACTCGACGCTGATCATGCCGCCAAAGGCGTGCATCTGCCGCTTTGCGATGGCGTGCTGCGGATGGCTTTCGAGGCCGGGATAGATGACGTGCCGAACTTCCGGCCGCGCCTCCAGCCAGCGGGCGATGGCAAGGCCGTTCTCCGAATGCCGCTGCATCCGCAGCGCCAGCGTCTTCAGCCCGCGCAGCGCCAGGAAGCTGTCGAACGGCCCGGAAATGGCGCCGACGGCATTCTGCAGGAAGCGGATCTGGTCGACGATCTCCTGCTTCGGCCCGACCACAACGGTGCCGCCGATCATGTCGGAATGGCCGTTCAGATATTTGGTCGTCGAGTGCACGACGATGTCGATGCCAAGCTCCAGCGGGCGCTGGATGTAGGGGCTGGCAAAGGTGTTGTCGGCGACCGTGATCAGGCCGCGCCGCTTGGCGAGCGCCGCCACGGCTTCGAGATCGATGATGCGCAGCAGCGGGTTGGTCGGCGTCTCGACCCAGAGCAGCCTGGTCTCCGGCCGGATCGCGGCCTCGACGGCGGCGAGGTCGGTGAAATCGACGAAGCTCACCTCGAGTCCGGCGGTCCGCTTGCGCACCTTGTCGAGCAGGCGGAACGTGCCGCCATAGAGATCGTCGGTCGCGATGATGTGGTCGCCGACCGAAAGCAACTCCAGCGTGGTGGCGATCGCCGCCAGGCCCGAGGCGAAGGCGAAGCCGGCCGTGCCGCTTTCGAGATCGGCGATGGCGCGCTCGAAGGCGAAGCGGGTCGGGTTCTGCGACCGGCCATATTCGAAGCCCTTGTGCACGCCGGGGCTTTCCTGCGCGAAGGTCGAGGTGGCGTAGATCGGCACCATTACCGCCCCGGTCAACGGGTCGTGGCTCTGGCCGCCATGGATGGTGCGCGTCTCAAAGGCGAGGCGGTTCGGCTTCACGGGCTTGTTCAAAACGCTAACCTCTCATGATTGATCAGGTCCATCCGGGTGATGAGGCCTACGAATTCGTCGCCGTCCATGACGATCGCCACCTCGTTGCGCTCGAACACCGGCAGCAGCGCCTCGACCGGCTCGTCCGCCTGCAGCGTGTTGAGCGCGGTCACCATGGCATCGCGCACCGAGGCGCCGAAATCGCTGCGCCCGTCGCGGGCCTGCGGGCGGAGGCCGCCGAGCACGTCGCTCTCGTCGATCAGGCCGATCAGTTCGCCATGCTCGATCACCGGCAATTGCGAGACGTCGGCCGAGCGCATCCGCGCATAGGCGGTGGAGAGCGTGTCGTCCGGGGCGACCGTGACCGTGCCGCCCTCGGCGAAGCTGCGGGCGACGAGATCGCGCAGATTGCCGTGCCGGATCTTCTCGATCAGGCCCTGTTCGGCGACCCAGACATCGTTGAACACCTTGGAGAGATATTTGTTGCCGCTGTCGCAGACGAGGGTGACGACGCGCTGCGGCTCCTTCTGCTCGCGGCAATAGCGGAGAGCCGCGGCCAGCAGCGTGCCCGAGGATGAGCCCGCGAGAATGCCTTCCTGCGCCAGCAGGGCGCGGGCGGCGGCGATGCTTTCGCGATCGGTGATCGTATAGGCGCGCGAGACCAGCGAGAGGTCGGCATTGGGCGGCACGAAATCCTCGCCAATGCCTTCGACGGCCCAGCTTCCCGGCTCGATCGTCTCGCCGGTATTGACCAGCGGCGCCAGGATGGAACCCTTGGGGTCGGCCAGCACCATCTTCGTCTTGGGCGAGACGCGCTGGAAATAGCGGCCGATGCCGGTCAGCGTGCCGCCCGAGCCGACGCCGACCACCACCGCGTCGACTTCGCCGTCCAACTGCTCGAAGATCTCCGGGCCCGTCGTCGTCTCATGCGCGCGCGGATTGGCCGGGTTTGCGAACTGGTTGACGAAGAAGCCGCCGGTTTCCTCGGCGATGCGGGCGCCCATGTCCTGGTAGTAGTCCGGGTGGCCCTTGCCGACATCGGAGCGGGTCGTGCGCACGTCGGCGCCGATGGCGCGCAGATGCTGCACCTTCTCGCGCGACATCTTGTCGGGAACGATCAGGATCAGCTTGTAGCCCTTGGGCAGCGCCACCTGCGCCAGGCCGAGGCCGGTGTTGCCGGCCGTCGCCTCGACGATGGTGCCGCCGGGCGTCAGCCGGCCGTCGGCCTCGGCGGCGGCGATCATCGACAGCGCGATGCGGTCCTTGATCGAGCCGCCGGGATTCTGGCTCTCCAGCTTGACGAAAAGCCGGCAGGGGCCGGTGTCGAAGGTCGTCAGCTCGACGATCGGCGTGCGGCCGATCAGGTCGAGGCTGGAGCGGACCGGACGGGGCAGGAGCGCCTTGGCGCCGGCTTCGCTTGCCTTGTCGTTCCGGGTCGAGGCTGGGTCGGTCATCGAAAATCTCCACGCGCGGGTCGCGATGCGGCCAACAGCATGTAAGCTTGTGACGGGCCGCAACAAGGCTGTCCGTTCCCCCGCCGCCCGGTTCCCGGCAAAATCCTGCCTTGCCACAGCCGGGCCGGCTTCGCCCCTGCCAGCCCGAGAAGGGGCCGTTTGGCAGGCCGGCGCATTCCATCGCCTGGAATGCTGCCCGTTTGGGCAGTGCGTTTTATCCAACGACGCAAAAGTCGGCTTGCCGATCCGGAAAAGTCATTATAACGTCCTTACGTCATAATGAAGAAAGGCGGCCGAGACATCATCGGACCGTCGGCATTGAACGGAGGGGTTCCGTGACGATCAGACCTTTGATGGGCTTGTTCCTGGGTTCCGCCCTGGCCGCTTTCTCGAGTGTCGCCTGGGCCGAGGACGTGACCGTAT
The sequence above is drawn from the Kaistia defluvii genome and encodes:
- the ctaD gene encoding cytochrome c oxidase subunit I; its protein translation is MVDVTHGGSISDGTASGAAPAFEIGEPDLYHPRSWVTKYVFSQDAKVIAIQYGLTAMAIGLVALVLSWLMRMQLAFPGLLPFIDADHYYQFITMHGMIMVVYLLTALFLGGFGNYLIPLMLGARDMMFPYLNMLSYWIYLAAVLLLAAGFFVPGGPTGAGWTLYPPQAILANTPGQSWGIVVMLASLMLFIIGFTMGGLNYVVTVLQGRTRGMTLMRMPLTIWGIFTATVMALLAFPALFVGAVMMLFDRLLGTSFFMPAIVVTGEQAPYAGGSPILFQHLFWFFGHPEVYIVALPAFGIVSDLISTHARKNIFGYRMMVWAIVGIGALSFVVWAHHMYVSGMNPGFGFFFATTTLIIAIPTALKVYNWVLTLWRGDIHFTVPMLFALGFIVTFLNGGLTGLFLGNVVVDVPLSDTMFVVAHFHMVMGVAPILVIFGAIYHWYPKITGRMLNTTLGKIHFWVTFLGAYLIFFPMHYLGLLGVPRRYYEMGETAFVPHSAATLNIFITVAALVVGATQMLFLFNLAWSLRHGREAGGNPWRATTLEWQTPQTPPAHGNWGAERPVVYRWAYDYSVPGAPQDFLPQNDPGTDLTTSGEAVAEGAR
- a CDS encoding cytochrome c oxidase subunit 3; translated protein: MSAILVFLVVILAIAFGWLWRQGILTKPWLEVGVAGPSAPPDRSAALGARVGLAVFLAVVGSLFALTVSAYLMRAGLGDWEAVRMPGILWVNTGVLALSSIALETARLAARRGDMEGVRVGVRAGAFTALLFLVGQLLAWRQLHAEGYFLAGNPATAFFYLVTGLHGLHVAGGLAVLGRVGWRMERGAGIAQLRLGIDLCATYWHALLLIWLVLLALLANWVGDFVAICRQLLT
- a CDS encoding heme-copper oxidase subunit III family protein, whose product is MTESSLHPAAAPSAEAMPSSGWRRFVADWASDQTSFKGVSWGKAMMWVFLLSDTFVFGCFLVAYMTARMSTTVPWPNPSEVFALEIGGTEVPLILIAIMTFVLISSSGTMALAVHYGYLRDRRKAGRLMLVTALFGACFVGMQAFEWTKLIREGVRPWANPWGAPQFGSTFFMITGFHGTHVTMGVIFLLVLARKVLRGDYETGRRGFFTSRRGRYEAIEIMGLYWHFVDLVWVFIFAFFYLW
- a CDS encoding cytochrome C oxidase subunit IV family protein; protein product: MADTTAHAEVGAPAAAPGHADTPHHPVKLYLAVWGWLFVLSACSYLVDYIGLHGWLRWTLIVLFMLLKAGLIVAIFMHMAWERLTLIYAILLPPLLVMVFVGIMASEANYTLLTRVLYYGGGN
- a CDS encoding cystathionine gamma-synthase; its protein translation is MNKPVKPNRLAFETRTIHGGQSHDPLTGAVMVPIYATSTFAQESPGVHKGFEYGRSQNPTRFAFERAIADLESGTAGFAFASGLAAIATTLELLSVGDHIIATDDLYGGTFRLLDKVRKRTAGLEVSFVDFTDLAAVEAAIRPETRLLWVETPTNPLLRIIDLEAVAALAKRRGLITVADNTFASPYIQRPLELGIDIVVHSTTKYLNGHSDMIGGTVVVGPKQEIVDQIRFLQNAVGAISGPFDSFLALRGLKTLALRMQRHSENGLAIARWLEARPEVRHVIYPGLESHPQHAIAKRQMHAFGGMISVEFDRDLAGTKRFLERVRLFTLAESLGGVESLIEHPATMTHASIPLAQREAIGISDGLVRFSAGIEAAEDLIADIEQALL
- a CDS encoding pyridoxal-phosphate dependent enzyme, which codes for MTDPASTRNDKASEAGAKALLPRPVRSSLDLIGRTPIVELTTFDTGPCRLFVKLESQNPGGSIKDRIALSMIAAAEADGRLTPGGTIVEATAGNTGLGLAQVALPKGYKLILIVPDKMSREKVQHLRAIGADVRTTRSDVGKGHPDYYQDMGARIAEETGGFFVNQFANPANPRAHETTTGPEIFEQLDGEVDAVVVGVGSGGTLTGIGRYFQRVSPKTKMVLADPKGSILAPLVNTGETIEPGSWAVEGIGEDFVPPNADLSLVSRAYTITDRESIAAARALLAQEGILAGSSSGTLLAAALRYCREQKEPQRVVTLVCDSGNKYLSKVFNDVWVAEQGLIEKIRHGNLRDLVARSFAEGGTVTVAPDDTLSTAYARMRSADVSQLPVIEHGELIGLIDESDVLGGLRPQARDGRSDFGASVRDAMVTALNTLQADEPVEALLPVFERNEVAIVMDGDEFVGLITRMDLINHERLAF